In the Azospirillum ramasamyi genome, one interval contains:
- a CDS encoding sugar transferase, whose amino-acid sequence MALTGFIVFLPILIPVVIAIRLDSSGPILFSQDRLGQNGRLFRLYKFRKFRQGCHGRAVTLKGDDRMTRVGRFLERTKIDEVPQLWNVLRGDMAVVGPRPETLDFADCFDGPFAAVLDHRPGIFGPNQVYFRNECRLYPENVDPHAFYRAVLFPAKARADLEYFPHRRLDQDIVWVVRGVLAVLGIGLPVEQALDRLRAPQARPSDRERRPE is encoded by the coding sequence ATGGCGCTGACCGGTTTTATTGTTTTCTTACCGATACTCATCCCGGTGGTGATCGCCATCCGCCTGGATTCGTCCGGCCCGATCCTGTTTTCCCAGGACCGGCTGGGACAGAACGGACGCTTGTTCCGTCTGTACAAGTTCCGCAAATTCCGCCAGGGCTGCCACGGCCGGGCGGTGACGCTGAAGGGCGACGACCGCATGACGCGGGTCGGCCGTTTTCTGGAGCGCACCAAGATCGACGAGGTGCCGCAGCTCTGGAACGTACTGCGCGGCGACATGGCCGTGGTCGGGCCGCGCCCGGAAACGCTGGACTTCGCGGATTGCTTCGACGGTCCCTTCGCCGCCGTGCTGGACCATCGCCCCGGCATTTTCGGCCCCAACCAGGTCTATTTCCGCAACGAATGCCGGCTGTACCCGGAGAACGTCGACCCGCACGCCTTCTACCGCGCGGTTCTCTTCCCGGCGAAGGCCCGTGCCGATCTGGAGTATTTTCCGCACCGCCGCCTCGATCAGGACATCGTCTGGGTCGTGCGGGGCGTGCTGGCCGTGCTCGGCATCGGCCTGCCCGTCGAGCAGGCGCTGGACCGGTTGAGAGCCCCGCAGGCCCGGCCGTCGGATCGGGAGCGGCGGCCGGAGTAG
- a CDS encoding nucleotide sugar dehydrogenase, with translation MSGRREATQSPDIDGLLQKYLNRTATVAVVGLGYVGLPLSLTACEAGYRILGYDIDAATVDRLNGGHSPLNHITDARIGQAIADGRFLATVDDASFAEADAILICVPTPLGPHHEPDLTFVEASARSIAPHLRPGHLVVLESTTYPGTTRDVVKPILEAGGLVADVDFFLAYSPEREDPGNTDFATARIPKVVAGDGDAALRLAVALYDQFVVGTVPVSSLETAEAVKLTENIFRAVNIALVNELKIVYDRLGIDIWEVIEAAKTKPFGFMPFYPGPGLGGHCIPIDPFYLTWKARELGISTRFIELAGEVNANMPAYVVHRLREELDRRFRKGLSGARILVVGLAYKKNVSDLRESPALTVMELLDAAGAKVDYYDPFFPVIPPTRQHANLAGKASVPFEDYTLTRYDAAMIVTDHSGIDYSKLLRLSKLVLDTRNAVGALGLVDFRDVMVKA, from the coding sequence GTGTCCGGCCGGCGGGAGGCGACGCAAAGCCCCGACATCGACGGGCTGCTGCAGAAGTACCTGAACCGGACGGCCACGGTCGCGGTGGTGGGGCTCGGCTATGTCGGCCTGCCCCTGTCGCTCACCGCCTGCGAGGCCGGCTACCGCATCCTCGGTTACGACATCGACGCGGCCACGGTCGATCGCCTGAACGGCGGGCACAGCCCGTTGAACCACATCACCGACGCCCGCATCGGCCAGGCCATCGCTGACGGACGCTTCCTGGCGACCGTGGACGACGCAAGCTTCGCCGAGGCCGATGCCATTCTGATCTGCGTGCCGACCCCGCTCGGCCCCCACCACGAACCCGACCTGACCTTTGTCGAGGCGTCCGCGCGCAGCATCGCGCCGCATCTGCGCCCCGGCCATCTGGTCGTTCTGGAATCCACCACCTATCCCGGCACCACGCGCGACGTGGTGAAGCCGATCCTGGAGGCCGGCGGGCTCGTGGCCGACGTCGATTTCTTCCTGGCCTACTCGCCCGAGCGCGAGGATCCCGGCAACACCGATTTCGCGACGGCGCGGATCCCCAAGGTGGTGGCGGGTGACGGCGACGCGGCGCTGCGGCTGGCGGTGGCGCTCTACGACCAGTTCGTCGTCGGCACCGTGCCCGTCTCCTCGCTGGAGACGGCGGAGGCGGTGAAGCTGACCGAAAACATCTTCCGCGCGGTGAACATCGCGCTCGTGAACGAATTGAAGATCGTCTACGACCGGCTGGGCATCGACATCTGGGAGGTGATCGAGGCGGCGAAGACCAAGCCCTTCGGCTTCATGCCCTTCTATCCCGGTCCGGGGCTTGGCGGCCACTGCATCCCGATCGACCCCTTCTACCTGACCTGGAAGGCGCGCGAGCTGGGCATCAGCACCCGCTTCATCGAGCTGGCGGGCGAGGTGAACGCCAACATGCCGGCCTATGTCGTCCATCGCCTGCGCGAGGAGCTGGACCGCCGCTTCCGCAAGGGCCTGTCGGGCGCCCGCATCCTGGTGGTCGGGCTGGCCTACAAGAAGAACGTGTCCGACCTGCGGGAAAGCCCGGCGCTGACGGTGATGGAGCTGCTGGATGCCGCCGGAGCCAAGGTCGACTATTACGACCCGTTCTTCCCGGTGATCCCGCCGACGCGCCAGCACGCCAATCTCGCCGGCAAGGCCTCGGTGCCGTTCGAGGATTACACGCTGACCCGCTATGACGCGGCGATGATCGTCACCGATCATTCCGGCATCGATTATTCCAAGCTGCTGCGCCTGTCCAAGCTGGTGCTCGACACGCGCAACGCCGTGGGCGCGCTGGGGCTTGTCGATTTCCGCGACGTGATGGTCAAGGCATGA
- a CDS encoding Gfo/Idh/MocA family oxidoreductase, translated as MTTMMETSSPRVAVVGCGYWGINLVRNFHAIGVLAAIGEAAPARAAEVSGQFGVPALPIDAILASPDIDAVVLATPAETHAALALRAIDAGKHVFVEKPLALAEEDADKVRRAAEARGRVVMVGHLLQYHPAFLRLKQLVADGQLGRLRHIYSNRLNLGKFRRKEDVFWSFAPHDISMILALAGDRPDSVQAVGHSYLYNGIADVTTTHMTFGNGISAHVFVSWLHPYKDQKLVVVGDSGMAVFDDSRPWAEKLIHYPHKVAWRNGMPEPAKAEANPIEILPAEPLRLECLHFLECILENKRPRTDVAEAIGVLSVLDAARRSMISGMRAMLKDEAAAPEAPAYFAHPTACIDDGAAVGAGTKIWNFSHILKNTAIGRDCIIGQNVMIGPDVTVGDRCKIQNNVSLYTGVILEDGVFCGPSCVFTNVNNPRAEIERKNEFRPTHVGRGATIGANATIVCGHSLGAYCFVAAGAVVTRDVPPHALVAGNPARWIGWVSHAGERLGDDLVCPRTGTRYRLDGQGQLAEIVETSRIA; from the coding sequence ATGACGACGATGATGGAAACATCCTCCCCGCGCGTCGCGGTGGTCGGCTGCGGCTATTGGGGCATCAACCTCGTCCGCAACTTCCACGCCATCGGCGTGCTCGCCGCGATCGGCGAGGCGGCCCCGGCCCGCGCGGCGGAGGTTTCCGGCCAGTTCGGCGTCCCCGCCCTGCCGATCGACGCGATCCTGGCCTCTCCCGATATCGACGCGGTGGTGCTGGCGACCCCGGCCGAGACCCACGCCGCCCTGGCATTGCGCGCCATCGACGCCGGCAAGCACGTCTTCGTGGAAAAGCCGCTGGCGCTGGCCGAGGAGGACGCCGACAAGGTGCGCCGGGCGGCCGAGGCGCGCGGCCGCGTCGTGATGGTCGGGCATCTGCTGCAATACCACCCGGCGTTCCTGCGGCTGAAGCAGCTGGTCGCAGACGGCCAGTTGGGGCGGCTGCGCCACATCTATTCGAACCGCCTGAACCTCGGCAAATTCCGCCGCAAGGAGGACGTGTTCTGGAGCTTCGCGCCCCATGACATCTCGATGATCCTGGCGCTTGCCGGCGACCGGCCGGACAGCGTCCAGGCCGTGGGGCACAGCTATCTCTACAACGGCATCGCCGACGTCACCACCACGCACATGACGTTCGGCAACGGCATCAGCGCCCATGTCTTCGTGTCGTGGCTGCACCCCTACAAGGACCAGAAGCTCGTCGTCGTCGGCGATTCGGGAATGGCGGTGTTCGACGATTCCCGGCCCTGGGCGGAAAAGCTGATCCACTACCCGCACAAGGTCGCCTGGCGCAACGGCATGCCGGAGCCGGCCAAGGCCGAAGCGAACCCCATCGAGATCCTCCCGGCCGAGCCGCTGCGCCTGGAATGCCTGCATTTTCTGGAATGCATCCTCGAGAACAAGCGCCCACGCACCGACGTGGCCGAAGCGATCGGCGTGCTGAGCGTCCTCGACGCCGCGCGGCGGTCGATGATTTCCGGCATGCGGGCCATGCTGAAGGACGAAGCGGCGGCGCCGGAAGCGCCGGCCTATTTCGCCCATCCGACCGCCTGCATCGATGACGGGGCGGCGGTGGGCGCCGGGACGAAGATCTGGAACTTCAGCCACATCCTGAAGAACACGGCGATCGGGCGCGACTGCATCATCGGCCAGAACGTGATGATCGGCCCCGACGTGACGGTCGGCGACCGCTGCAAGATCCAGAACAACGTCAGCCTCTACACCGGCGTCATTCTGGAGGATGGCGTGTTCTGCGGCCCGTCCTGCGTCTTCACCAACGTGAACAACCCGCGCGCCGAGATCGAGCGCAAGAATGAATTCCGCCCGACCCATGTCGGACGCGGCGCCACCATCGGCGCCAATGCCACCATCGTCTGCGGCCACAGCCTGGGCGCCTATTGCTTCGTCGCGGCGGGGGCCGTGGTGACCAGGGACGTGCCGCCGCACGCGCTGGTGGCCGGCAACCCAGCCCGTTGGATCGGCTGGGTCAGCCACGCCGGCGAACGGCTGGGCGACGACCTGGTCTGCCCGCGCACCGGCACCCGCTACCGTCTCGACGGCCAGGGCCAACTGGCCGAGATCGTCGAAACCAGCAGGATCGCCTGA
- a CDS encoding DegT/DnrJ/EryC1/StrS family aminotransferase: MTDSTAMRRPVTFIDLARQQQGIRATLESAIARVLDHGHYIMGPEVAELEGRLSLFCGARHTITCANGTDALLLALMAKGLKSGEAVVVPSFTFCATAEAVCALGGVPIFADVTEDSFNLDPGSLKRAIATAREQGLTLAGVITVDLFGRPADYDAIEPLVRENGLWLVCDAAQAFGAVHRGRPVGTIGDITTTSFFPAKPLGCYGDGGAVFTDDDETNAVLRSLRVHGQGADKYDNVRIGMNGRLDTIQAAILLEKLAIFPAELEARARIAERYATLLPDGLERPSLPPGTTSAWAQYTVRTASRDAAMARMKEQGVPSAVYYATPLHRQTAYRHYPMAGGGLPATERLSATVLSLPMHPYLTEDDLRHVAASLGAVPAAARTAAARAAAE; this comes from the coding sequence ATGACCGATTCCACAGCCATGCGCCGTCCCGTCACCTTCATCGACCTTGCCCGGCAGCAGCAGGGCATCCGCGCGACGCTCGAATCCGCCATCGCCCGCGTCCTCGACCATGGCCATTACATCATGGGGCCCGAGGTCGCGGAGCTGGAAGGCCGGCTCTCCCTGTTCTGCGGGGCCCGTCACACAATCACCTGCGCCAACGGCACCGACGCGCTGCTGCTGGCCCTGATGGCCAAGGGCTTGAAGAGCGGCGAGGCGGTCGTCGTCCCCAGCTTCACCTTCTGCGCCACGGCGGAGGCGGTGTGCGCGCTGGGCGGCGTGCCGATCTTCGCCGACGTGACGGAGGACAGCTTCAACCTCGACCCCGGCAGCCTGAAGCGGGCGATCGCCACGGCGCGAGAGCAGGGATTGACGCTGGCCGGCGTCATCACGGTCGATCTGTTCGGCCGGCCCGCCGACTATGACGCCATCGAACCCCTGGTGCGCGAGAACGGCCTGTGGCTGGTCTGCGACGCGGCGCAGGCGTTCGGCGCGGTGCATCGGGGCCGTCCCGTCGGCACCATCGGCGACATCACCACCACCAGCTTCTTCCCGGCCAAGCCCCTGGGCTGCTACGGCGACGGCGGGGCGGTCTTCACCGACGACGACGAGACGAACGCGGTCCTGCGGTCGCTGCGCGTCCACGGCCAGGGCGCCGACAAATACGACAATGTCCGCATCGGCATGAACGGCCGGCTGGACACGATCCAGGCGGCAATCCTGCTGGAGAAGCTCGCCATCTTCCCGGCGGAGCTGGAAGCGCGCGCCCGGATCGCCGAGCGCTACGCCACGCTGCTGCCGGATGGATTGGAACGTCCGTCCCTGCCGCCCGGCACGACCTCCGCCTGGGCGCAATACACGGTGCGGACGGCGTCGCGCGACGCGGCGATGGCGCGGATGAAGGAACAGGGGGTGCCGTCGGCTGTCTACTACGCCACGCCGCTGCACCGCCAGACGGCGTACCGGCATTATCCCATGGCCGGCGGCGGCCTGCCGGCGACCGAACGGCTGTCCGCCACGGTGTTGAGCCTGCCCATGCATCCGTATCTGACAGAAGACGATCTGCGGCACGTCGCCGCCAGCCTCGGCGCCGTTCCGGCGGCGGCTCGGACGGCTGCGGCCCGGGCAGCGGCCGAATGA
- a CDS encoding glycosyltransferase family 4 protein, with translation MKILLINHYAGSDRMGMEYRPFYLAREWAADGHAVTVLGASFSHLRRIQPEIRADHEVTVEDGVRFRWLRTRPYQGNGSGRVVNMLTFVGKLLTDARRIAREERPDVVICSSTYPLDIYPGARIARAARARLVFEVHDLWPLTPVLLGGYSRRHPYIMMLQAAEDFACRNADRVVSILPDACGYMVGRGLEPAKFAHVPNGIPIAALQAAVPDDLPPDIAARIAEERAKGRFLVGYAGGINPSNPVEAILDGAALLAGEPVSFILVGDGSSAPELRARVGQLGLDNFHLAGPIPKWTVQRFLTEMDALSMPWRRSPLYRYGVSPNKMFDYMLAARPIVQSCDASNDLVRDAQCGITVPPEDPAAYADAIRQLIQLPQAERLRLGENGRRFVEQHHDYPIIASRFIAALGPA, from the coding sequence ATGAAGATCCTGCTCATCAACCATTATGCCGGTTCCGACCGCATGGGGATGGAGTACCGGCCCTTCTATCTCGCCCGCGAATGGGCGGCGGACGGCCATGCGGTGACGGTGCTCGGGGCGAGCTTCTCCCACCTGCGCCGGATTCAACCGGAGATCCGCGCCGACCATGAGGTGACGGTGGAGGACGGCGTGCGGTTCCGCTGGCTGCGCACCCGCCCCTATCAGGGCAACGGTTCCGGCCGGGTGGTCAACATGCTGACCTTCGTGGGAAAGCTGCTGACCGACGCCCGCCGCATCGCGCGGGAAGAGCGGCCGGACGTGGTCATCTGCTCCTCCACCTACCCGCTCGACATCTATCCCGGCGCGCGGATCGCGCGGGCGGCGCGGGCGCGGCTGGTGTTCGAGGTGCATGATCTGTGGCCGCTGACGCCGGTGTTGCTCGGCGGCTATTCACGGCGGCACCCCTACATCATGATGCTTCAGGCGGCCGAGGATTTCGCCTGCCGCAACGCCGACCGGGTGGTGTCGATCCTGCCCGACGCCTGCGGCTACATGGTCGGGCGCGGGCTGGAGCCGGCGAAATTCGCGCATGTCCCGAACGGCATCCCGATCGCGGCGCTGCAAGCCGCCGTCCCGGACGACCTGCCCCCGGACATCGCCGCCCGGATCGCGGAGGAACGCGCAAAGGGCCGCTTCCTGGTCGGCTATGCCGGCGGCATCAACCCGTCGAACCCGGTCGAGGCGATCCTGGACGGCGCCGCATTGCTGGCCGGAGAGCCGGTCTCGTTCATCCTGGTCGGCGACGGCTCGTCCGCGCCGGAACTTCGCGCCAGGGTCGGTCAGCTGGGCCTGGACAATTTCCATCTGGCCGGGCCGATCCCGAAATGGACCGTGCAGCGCTTCCTGACGGAGATGGACGCGCTCAGCATGCCGTGGCGGCGCAGCCCGCTGTATCGCTACGGCGTGTCGCCGAACAAGATGTTCGACTACATGCTGGCCGCGCGGCCCATCGTGCAGAGCTGCGACGCCAGCAACGACCTCGTGCGGGACGCGCAGTGCGGCATCACGGTCCCGCCCGAGGATCCGGCCGCCTACGCCGACGCCATCCGCCAGCTCATCCAACTGCCCCAGGCCGAGCGCCTGCGGCTGGGAGAGAACGGGCGCCGTTTCGTCGAACAGCACCATGACTACCCGATCATCGCATCCCGGTTCATCGCCGCGCTGGGTCCGGCCTGA
- a CDS encoding nucleotide sugar dehydrogenase: MDDHVISAETGATALDLGTDTRRPVVCVQGLGFVGSAMSVAIANARECRAGGGPLYSVIGVDLPTEAGRQRTAAINRGEMPFPGGDPQLDAALARAHEAGNLSATDDPEVFRLADIVLVDINLDIDWAAPLPEVRFGPLLRAMDDLGSRLRPGALVIVETTVPPGTCERVIAPRLAMALKARGLPEDAILLAHSYERVMPGAQYYNSIVNYWRVYAGMTPEAADACQRFLGTVINTDAYPLTRLGSTTASETAKVLENAYRATTIAFMEEWGRFAEAVGIDLHEIVGAIRKRPTHANMRQPGFGVGGYCLTKDPLFGAVAARTLFDRPDLVFPFSSDAVRINSAMPLVALGKLRERFGGALAGRRILLLGISYREDVGDTRHAPSQTFVEAAEREGAVVTAHDPLVTHWTELDRPVPGDLPQAAKFDAVVFAQPSDTYRRLDLAAWLDGAAVEIIDANNVLTDGQRRQLRDSGRGFTSIGRG; encoded by the coding sequence ATGGATGATCACGTCATTTCCGCCGAAACGGGCGCCACGGCCTTGGACCTCGGCACGGACACGCGCCGCCCGGTGGTCTGCGTGCAGGGGCTGGGTTTCGTCGGCTCCGCCATGTCCGTCGCCATCGCCAACGCGCGAGAATGCCGGGCCGGCGGCGGGCCGCTCTATTCCGTGATCGGCGTCGATCTGCCGACCGAGGCCGGACGCCAGCGCACGGCCGCCATCAACCGCGGGGAGATGCCTTTTCCCGGCGGCGATCCGCAACTGGACGCGGCCCTGGCCCGCGCGCATGAGGCGGGAAACCTGAGCGCCACCGACGATCCCGAGGTGTTCCGCCTGGCCGACATCGTGCTGGTGGACATCAACCTGGACATCGACTGGGCGGCGCCGTTGCCGGAGGTCCGTTTCGGTCCCCTGCTGCGCGCGATGGACGATCTCGGCAGCCGCCTGCGCCCCGGCGCGCTGGTGATCGTCGAGACGACCGTTCCGCCCGGCACCTGCGAGCGGGTCATCGCCCCGCGCCTCGCCATGGCGCTGAAGGCGCGCGGCTTGCCGGAGGATGCCATCCTGCTGGCCCATTCCTACGAGCGGGTGATGCCGGGGGCGCAATACTACAACTCCATCGTCAATTACTGGCGGGTCTACGCCGGAATGACGCCGGAGGCCGCCGACGCCTGCCAGCGCTTCCTCGGCACCGTCATCAACACCGATGCCTACCCGCTGACCCGGCTGGGATCGACCACCGCGTCGGAGACGGCGAAGGTGCTGGAGAACGCCTATCGGGCGACGACCATCGCCTTCATGGAGGAATGGGGCCGCTTCGCCGAGGCGGTGGGCATCGACCTGCACGAGATCGTCGGCGCCATTCGCAAGCGCCCTACCCACGCCAACATGCGTCAGCCCGGCTTCGGCGTCGGCGGCTATTGCCTGACCAAGGATCCGCTGTTCGGCGCGGTGGCGGCGCGCACCCTGTTCGACCGGCCCGATCTGGTCTTTCCCTTCTCGTCGGACGCCGTGCGCATCAACAGCGCCATGCCGCTGGTGGCGCTGGGCAAGCTGCGCGAGCGGTTCGGCGGCGCGCTCGCGGGGCGGCGCATCCTGCTGCTGGGCATCAGCTACCGCGAGGATGTGGGAGACACCCGCCACGCGCCGTCCCAGACCTTCGTCGAGGCCGCCGAGCGGGAGGGCGCCGTGGTGACGGCGCATGATCCGCTCGTCACCCATTGGACCGAACTCGACCGGCCGGTGCCGGGGGATCTGCCGCAGGCCGCAAAATTCGACGCCGTCGTCTTCGCCCAACCGTCCGACACCTATCGCCGGCTCGACCTCGCCGCGTGGCTGGACGGAGCGGCGGTGGAGATCATCGACGCCAACAACGTTCTGACCGACGGGCAGCGCCGCCAACTGCGCGATTCGGGTCGCGGCTTCACCAGCATCGGACGGGGATGA
- a CDS encoding NAD-dependent epimerase/dehydratase family protein, producing MRKLLVTGGAGFIGYHLARSLIARGDAVDILDNHGRGVRDGALLELLARPNIRMLEADLCRPGLAGELDADYDVIVHLAAIIGVAHVRARPYEVLTANVAMLETALALARRQNRLSRFVFASTSEIYAGTLHSFGIPIPTPESTPLTAGDLAEPRTSYMLSKLYGEALCRFSGVPFTILRFHNVYGPRMGMSHVIPQLLEKAHRLPAGEEPLVVASVDHRRSFCYVDDAVEQLLRMAALPACANDTFNIGTQSPEVRIGDLARVILDCVGRGNPVVAGPETPGSPSRRAPDMTKAIAATGYRSRVDLADGVRLTYDWYRDHVFENTELCAV from the coding sequence ATGCGGAAACTGCTCGTCACCGGCGGGGCCGGCTTTATCGGATATCACCTCGCCCGCAGCCTGATCGCGCGCGGCGACGCGGTGGACATCCTCGACAATCATGGGCGCGGCGTACGCGACGGCGCCCTGCTGGAGCTTCTGGCCCGGCCCAACATACGGATGCTGGAGGCCGATTTGTGCCGCCCCGGCCTTGCCGGGGAACTGGACGCCGATTACGACGTCATCGTCCATCTCGCCGCCATCATCGGGGTCGCGCATGTCCGCGCACGTCCCTACGAGGTTCTGACGGCCAATGTCGCGATGCTGGAAACCGCCCTGGCCCTGGCCCGGCGGCAGAATCGGCTGAGCCGCTTCGTCTTCGCATCCACCAGCGAGATCTATGCCGGCACGCTCCATTCCTTCGGCATTCCCATACCGACGCCGGAGAGCACGCCATTGACCGCCGGCGATCTGGCCGAGCCGCGGACCTCCTACATGCTGTCGAAGCTGTACGGCGAGGCGCTGTGCCGCTTCTCCGGCGTGCCCTTCACCATCTTGCGCTTCCACAACGTCTATGGTCCGCGCATGGGGATGTCGCATGTGATACCGCAATTGCTGGAAAAGGCCCACCGCCTGCCCGCCGGGGAGGAACCGCTGGTGGTGGCCAGCGTCGATCACCGCCGGTCCTTCTGCTACGTCGACGACGCGGTGGAGCAACTGCTGCGCATGGCGGCCCTGCCCGCCTGCGCCAACGACACCTTCAACATCGGCACCCAGTCGCCCGAGGTGCGGATCGGCGATCTGGCGCGGGTGATCCTGGATTGCGTGGGCCGCGGCAACCCGGTCGTGGCGGGGCCGGAAACGCCGGGTTCGCCGTCCCGCCGCGCTCCCGACATGACCAAGGCCATCGCGGCGACCGGCTACCGGTCCCGCGTCGATCTGGCCGACGGGGTGCGGTTGACCTATGACTGGTACCGCGACCATGTGTTCGAAAACACCGAGCTTTGCGCGGTGTAG
- a CDS encoding glycosyltransferase family 4 protein: MANAQPTPIRIVHLSSTHLGDDARIFTKECVSLARAGYDVSFVIPDNRHVTTDGRAVRRDDVDIVAVPRRPGLVRRLLSTTTAVLRAGLKRKADVYHFHDPELIPAGLLLRALGKRVVYDVHEDLPRDILTRTWIPPALRASIASVASAVEWTAGRTMSGVVAATPTIARRFPADRTVLVQNFALFSEFAAEAGIPFERRRGVAFVGTICADRCAAEMVDALGLVRNFPDARLLLAGSIETTAMRQRMEASPGWPRVDYRGRLDRAGVQRLLGESKVGIALYYPTQNYFDTQPVKLFEYMAAGIPVITADFPYHRGIVERHRCGLCVPPQNPAAIAAAIEWLFAHPAEAEAMGRRGREVVKSLYNWTNEERELMRLYERIAPLQPRASSQPAGLPSEGRATAGGNE, from the coding sequence ATGGCAAACGCACAGCCGACCCCCATCAGAATCGTCCATCTGTCGTCCACCCATCTTGGCGACGACGCCCGCATCTTCACCAAGGAATGCGTCAGCCTGGCGCGGGCCGGGTACGATGTGTCTTTCGTGATTCCCGACAACCGCCACGTCACCACCGACGGACGGGCCGTTCGGCGGGACGATGTGGACATCGTGGCGGTGCCCCGCCGGCCGGGTCTGGTGAGGCGGCTGCTGTCCACCACCACGGCCGTCCTGCGCGCCGGGCTGAAGCGCAAGGCGGACGTCTATCATTTTCACGATCCCGAATTGATCCCCGCCGGGCTGCTGCTCCGCGCGCTGGGAAAGCGGGTGGTCTACGACGTCCACGAGGATCTGCCGCGCGACATCCTGACCCGCACCTGGATCCCGCCCGCGCTGCGCGCTTCCATCGCGTCGGTGGCGTCGGCCGTGGAGTGGACCGCCGGACGGACCATGTCCGGCGTCGTCGCCGCCACCCCCACCATCGCCCGGCGCTTTCCCGCGGACCGGACGGTTCTGGTGCAGAACTTCGCGCTGTTCAGCGAATTCGCGGCCGAAGCCGGCATCCCCTTCGAACGGCGCCGGGGCGTCGCCTTCGTCGGCACCATCTGCGCCGACCGTTGCGCGGCGGAGATGGTCGACGCGCTCGGGCTGGTCCGCAATTTCCCCGATGCCCGCCTGCTGCTGGCCGGCAGCATCGAAACGACGGCAATGCGGCAACGGATGGAGGCCTCGCCGGGGTGGCCGCGCGTGGATTATCGCGGCCGGCTGGATCGCGCCGGGGTGCAGCGCCTGCTGGGCGAGAGCAAGGTCGGCATCGCGCTTTACTACCCGACCCAGAATTATTTCGACACGCAGCCGGTGAAGCTGTTCGAATACATGGCCGCCGGCATACCGGTGATAACCGCCGACTTCCCCTACCACCGTGGCATCGTCGAGCGGCACCGCTGCGGCCTGTGCGTGCCGCCCCAGAACCCCGCCGCCATTGCCGCCGCCATCGAATGGCTGTTCGCCCATCCGGCCGAGGCCGAAGCCATGGGCAGGCGCGGCCGGGAAGTCGTGAAGTCGCTGTATAATTGGACCAATGAGGAACGCGAACTGATGCGGCTCTACGAACGGATCGCCCCGCTTCAACCGCGCGCATCCTCCCAGCCCGCCGGCCTGCCGTCCGAAGGGCGGGCCACAGCGGGCGGAAATGAATGA
- a CDS encoding Gfo/Idh/MocA family protein, whose product MTAFALVGCGRIAKRHADLLAGGQVAGATLAAVAEIKDERRTAFSREYGVPGFADYHDMMETLGDRIDVVSVLTESGNHARHTIDLARYGKHILVEKPMALTPADAEAMIQACDIANVKLFVVKQNRFNLPVIRLRQAIEAGRFGKIVIGTVRVRWSRPQAYYDQDPWRGTLAMDGGVFANQASHHVDLLEWLLGEPDSVFAKARTALVDIEAEDTGVALISFASGAIGVVEATTATRPKDLEGSISILGERGTVEIGGFAVNEMKIWNFVDQGPEDEAILRECREMPPDVYGFGHKHYLSNVVDCIQHNGRALVDGLEGYKSLVLLSAIYESIAQEQEVRLRFRPRVSRLGLCGAALPAAGVSSK is encoded by the coding sequence ATGACGGCATTCGCGTTGGTCGGTTGCGGGCGCATCGCCAAGCGGCATGCGGATCTTCTTGCCGGCGGGCAGGTCGCGGGCGCGACCCTGGCGGCCGTGGCGGAGATCAAGGACGAACGCCGCACGGCCTTTTCCAGGGAATACGGCGTCCCCGGATTCGCCGATTACCATGACATGATGGAGACATTGGGCGACAGGATCGACGTGGTTTCCGTGCTGACGGAAAGCGGCAATCACGCCCGGCACACCATCGATCTCGCCCGTTACGGCAAGCACATCCTGGTCGAAAAGCCGATGGCGCTGACGCCGGCCGATGCCGAGGCGATGATCCAGGCCTGCGACATCGCCAACGTCAAGCTGTTCGTGGTGAAGCAGAACCGCTTCAACCTGCCGGTGATCCGCCTGCGGCAGGCCATCGAGGCCGGGCGTTTCGGCAAGATCGTCATCGGAACGGTACGGGTGCGCTGGTCGCGTCCACAGGCTTATTACGACCAGGATCCATGGCGCGGCACGCTGGCGATGGACGGCGGCGTCTTCGCCAACCAGGCCAGCCACCATGTGGATTTGCTGGAATGGCTGCTTGGTGAACCGGACAGCGTCTTCGCCAAGGCGCGCACGGCCCTCGTCGATATCGAGGCGGAAGACACCGGCGTCGCCCTGATCAGCTTCGCCAGCGGCGCCATCGGGGTGGTCGAGGCGACGACGGCGACGCGGCCGAAGGACCTGGAGGGGTCCATCTCCATCCTTGGCGAACGCGGCACGGTCGAGATCGGCGGCTTCGCCGTGAACGAGATGAAAATCTGGAACTTCGTGGACCAGGGGCCGGAGGACGAGGCCATCCTGCGCGAATGCCGGGAAATGCCGCCGGACGTCTACGGATTCGGGCACAAGCATTATCTCAGCAACGTCGTGGACTGCATCCAGCACAACGGCCGGGCGCTGGTCGATGGGCTGGAGGGCTACAAGTCGCTGGTCCTGCTGTCGGCCATCTATGAATCCATCGCCCAGGAGCAGGAGGTCCGGCTGCGGTTCCGCCCCCGCGTGTCCCGCCTCGGGCTGTGCGGTGCGGCACTGCCCGCCGCAGGAGTGTCCAGCAAATGA